The Acanthochromis polyacanthus isolate Apoly-LR-REF ecotype Palm Island chromosome 5, KAUST_Apoly_ChrSc, whole genome shotgun sequence genome includes a window with the following:
- the LOC127534222 gene encoding zinc finger MYM-type protein 5-like — protein MKRLSKPSGAAFRKRRREEEEKRAQSRDALRKYLQPRQGPTVEAAAEEAASSVSQLPSPVAVSDSDSEHSSQALSRSTAVIETQLQNVDAGAVSEAPSSSTVILQTPPQTVEPEGPSTSSLNTIRQPTGAPSTSTDVCEPISAAPIDPADWPPNLSDSERTELVSRGPPVIRSDFSFPKKQDGRSCHHRHFFRLLTNGEKIKRSWLMYSKKKDSLYCFCCKLFSQKTFKLSKDGTDDWKNCGDILKTHENSKEHTNNMGSWRELESRSKKGQTIDNIEMAIIHAERRRWREVLTRLVAIIKSLAERNIALRGSTDQLNQPNNGNFLKEVELMAQFDPVLLGEQ, from the exons ATGAAAAGGCTGTCCAAGCCTTCGGGTGCTGCTTTCAGAAAGcgaagaagagaagaggaggagaaacgggCTCAAAGTCGAG ATGCTCTGAGAAAATATCTACAGCCACGACAGGGGCCAACtgtagaagctgctgcagaagagGCAGCAAGCTCGGTCTCACAGTTACCTTCTCCTGTGGCTGTTAGTGACAGTGACAGTGAACATT CATCTCAAGCATTAAGCAGAAGCACAGCAGTGATTGAGACACAACTTCAAAATGTTGATGCTG GAGCAGTCAGTgaagcaccaagcagcagcactGTAATTCTTCAGACACCACCTCAAACGGTTGAACCAG AAGGACCCAGCACCAGCAGTCTCAATACAATCCGCCAGCCTACAGGCGCTCCATCAACATCAACAGATGTATGTGAGCCCATCTCAGCAGCCCCCATTGATCCCGCTGATTGGCCACCCAACTTGTCTGATTCAGAGAGGACTGAATTGGTTAGTCGAGGACCACCTGTAATAAGGTCAGACTTCTCGTTCCCCAAAAAACAGGATGGAAGAAGTTGCCATCACCGCCATTTCTTCAGACTGTTGAccaatggggaaaaaatcaaaaGGTCATGGCTCATGTattcaaaaaagaaagatagtttgtactgtttctgctgcaagCTCTTCTCACAGAAGACTTTTAAACTTAGCAAGGATGGCACTGATGACTGGAAAAACTGTGGTGACATActtaaaacacatgaaaacagtaaagaaCACACAAATAACATGGGAAGCTGGAGAGAACTTGAAAGTCGTTCAAAAAAGGGTCAAACAATTGACAATATTGAGATGGCCATAATACATGCTGAAAGGAGGAGATGGCGGGAAGTTCTCACCAGACTTGTGGCAATTATTAAGTCACTGGCAGAGAGAAATATTGCACTCAGGGGTTCCACAGACCAACTTAATCAGCCAAACAATGGAAATTTCCTTAAGGAAGTGGAGTTAATGGCTCAGTTTGATCCTGTGCTTTTAGGAGAACAGTGA